The Acidobacteriota bacterium genome includes a window with the following:
- the def gene encoding peptide deformylase, whose translation MSILKVARMGHPVLRIKAKTVPASEIVGAAIQALIDNMIGTMLEYNGAGLAAPQVHEGIRIFVAQPVTEDEEGEQGAEKAGERKAAEPGVMVIINPEIIPVGRHTVEDWEGCLSIPDLRGLVPRHRDIKVRGFDREGQRIEIEASGHMARVMQHETDHLDGVLFLDRMKTLQSLSFIDEYTRYRAGHDQE comes from the coding sequence ATGTCTATTCTGAAGGTCGCGCGGATGGGTCACCCGGTCCTTCGCATCAAAGCGAAGACCGTCCCCGCGTCGGAGATCGTCGGCGCCGCGATCCAGGCCCTGATCGACAACATGATCGGGACGATGCTCGAGTACAACGGCGCCGGGCTCGCTGCGCCGCAGGTGCACGAAGGGATCCGGATCTTCGTGGCCCAGCCGGTGACCGAAGACGAGGAAGGCGAACAGGGCGCAGAGAAGGCGGGGGAGCGCAAGGCGGCCGAGCCCGGGGTGATGGTCATCATCAACCCCGAAATCATCCCCGTCGGCCGACACACCGTCGAGGACTGGGAAGGATGCCTCAGCATTCCTGATCTACGGGGTCTGGTGCCGCGGCACCGCGACATCAAGGTACGCGGGTTCGACCGCGAGGGCCAGCGCATCGAGATCGAAGCCAGTGGCCACATGGCCCGCGTCATGCAGCACGAAACCGATCACCTCGACGGCGTGCTGTTCCTGGACCGGATGAAGACGCTCCAGAGCCTCAGCTTCATCGACGAGTACACGAGGTATCGCGCGGGGCACGATCAAGAGTAG
- a CDS encoding FAD-dependent thymidylate synthase yields the protein MIETAPPLVTLRNAPTAPFDGAIAAARTCYSPRVIEVGEITDRQRETIGSLTFDAGHHTVYQHAHFEFGLENISRQFVWSFLHAYPFYNSEQSSQRYVRLNEPRVFVPPLEGHARAVYEQAIIRAWDDYAKLSALLKPDAFAILKQLRYVTPRASAQRLGGIEREAEKKAIEVARYVIPIAAFTSMVHTVSGITLHRLRRMMNVGDTPFEARQVIGAMVDLVSRHDPLFFERVGPEPLGRDAAPETAFPRPVAGADRFAREFDAKLGGRVSRLIDASDGAETLVADAVRTTFGLAADELSEDEAIDRVLNPARNRYRLDMLNVSYHSPLMRALNHASYTFAKRISHTADSQDQRHRMVPASRPLLTFAATREPDFITPRLIVNNGPANAIFQESMRAAWSASNRLIDLGVPVEFAAYVLPNALAVRMIETGPLIALVHKWTQRTCFNAQEEIYDASMDEVEQVRAKHPRLGRYIGPPCVVRNGLVAPRCTEGTHFCGVPVWLNFPNVERRL from the coding sequence GTGATCGAAACCGCTCCGCCCCTCGTGACCCTGCGCAATGCGCCGACGGCGCCCTTTGACGGGGCGATTGCGGCGGCGCGGACGTGCTACTCGCCGCGGGTCATCGAGGTCGGCGAGATCACCGACAGGCAGCGCGAGACGATCGGTTCGCTTACCTTCGACGCCGGCCACCACACCGTTTACCAGCACGCACACTTCGAGTTCGGCCTCGAGAACATCTCGCGCCAGTTCGTGTGGAGCTTCCTGCACGCGTACCCCTTCTACAACTCCGAGCAGTCGAGCCAGCGCTACGTCAGGCTGAACGAACCCCGGGTTTTCGTGCCGCCGCTCGAAGGCCACGCGCGTGCCGTGTACGAACAGGCCATCATCCGGGCCTGGGACGACTACGCGAAGCTGTCGGCCCTGCTGAAGCCGGACGCCTTCGCCATCCTGAAGCAACTGCGGTACGTGACGCCGCGCGCGTCGGCCCAGCGCCTGGGTGGCATCGAGCGCGAAGCCGAGAAGAAGGCCATCGAAGTGGCGCGCTACGTGATCCCGATTGCCGCCTTCACCTCGATGGTCCACACCGTGTCGGGCATCACGCTGCATCGCCTGCGCCGGATGATGAATGTCGGTGACACGCCCTTCGAAGCCAGGCAGGTCATTGGCGCGATGGTCGACCTGGTGAGCCGGCACGACCCGCTGTTTTTCGAGCGTGTCGGGCCCGAGCCGCTTGGCCGCGATGCCGCGCCCGAGACGGCATTCCCCCGGCCCGTCGCCGGCGCGGACCGGTTCGCCAGGGAGTTCGACGCGAAGCTGGGCGGTCGGGTGTCCAGGCTGATCGACGCCTCCGATGGCGCCGAAACCCTTGTGGCCGATGCGGTGCGGACAACCTTCGGCCTCGCCGCCGACGAGCTGTCCGAAGACGAGGCGATTGACCGCGTGTTGAATCCAGCGCGCAACCGCTACCGGCTGGACATGCTGAACGTGTCGTACCACTCGCCCCTGATGCGTGCGCTCAATCACGCCAGCTACACGTTCGCCAAGCGCATCAGCCACACGGCCGACTCGCAGGACCAGCGCCACCGCATGGTGCCGGCGTCGCGCCCATTGCTCACCTTTGCTGCGACCCGCGAGCCGGACTTCATCACGCCCCGGCTCATCGTGAACAACGGACCCGCCAATGCGATCTTCCAGGAGTCGATGCGCGCCGCCTGGTCGGCCAGTAACCGCCTGATCGATCTCGGCGTGCCCGTTGAGTTCGCGGCCTATGTGCTGCCCAACGCGCTTGCCGTGCGGATGATCGAAACGGGCCCGCTCATCGCGCTCGTACACAAGTGGACCCAGCGGACCTGTTTCAACGCCCAGGAGGAGATCTACGACGCGTCGATGGACGAGGTCGAGCAGGTGCGCGCGAAACACCCGAGGCTCGGGCGTTACATCGGCCCGCCGTGCGTCGTCCGCAATGGCCTGGTGGCTCCCCGCTGCACCGAGGGCACGCATTTCTGCGGCGTTCCGGTGTGGCTCAATTTTCCGAACGTCGAGCGACGACTGTGA
- a CDS encoding MFS transporter: MKASPLIIVFVTVFIDLLGFGIIIPLLPFYAETFGANAFTIAMLATSFSLMQFIFAPLWGRWSDRIGRRPIILMGLFGSFLSYLIFGLASSLVLLFAARIFAGIAGANIPTAQAVVADVTTAENRAKGMGMIGAAFGLGFIFGPAIGGFLSRWGYAMPAFFASALSLANFTAAWFLLPETLKAEYRAKARMGRLEALRHAISRPHLPLLLLVSFLVVGAFSGFETTFALFAERTFAFHASTIGYLFAFVGIILVIVQGLLVGRTVKFVGEHHIVPISLGVVSMGLLMIPASSTVAVLMVSLAVLSVGMGFNNPSLMSLISRCSAAEDQGGILGLTQALGSLARIVGPLWAGFALDNLGIAVPYVSSAGVIAVACLISIVSLWRARTDRSSGGAPRAA; the protein is encoded by the coding sequence GTGAAAGCCTCTCCACTGATCATCGTCTTTGTGACGGTCTTCATTGACCTGCTGGGGTTCGGGATCATCATCCCGCTCCTGCCGTTCTACGCGGAGACGTTCGGGGCCAACGCGTTCACGATCGCGATGCTGGCCACCTCGTTTTCGCTGATGCAGTTCATCTTCGCGCCGCTCTGGGGGCGATGGTCGGATCGGATCGGCCGGCGGCCCATCATCCTGATGGGGCTCTTCGGCTCGTTCCTCTCGTACCTGATCTTCGGCCTCGCCAGTTCCCTGGTGCTGCTGTTTGCCGCGCGTATCTTCGCCGGGATTGCCGGGGCCAACATCCCGACCGCCCAGGCGGTGGTCGCCGATGTGACGACGGCCGAGAACCGCGCGAAAGGGATGGGCATGATTGGCGCGGCGTTCGGGTTGGGCTTTATTTTTGGGCCGGCGATCGGCGGGTTCCTGAGCCGGTGGGGGTATGCGATGCCGGCGTTTTTCGCGTCGGCGCTGTCGCTCGCCAACTTCACCGCCGCCTGGTTCCTGCTTCCCGAAACACTGAAGGCCGAGTACCGGGCAAAGGCGCGCATGGGACGGCTGGAAGCGCTGCGCCACGCGATCAGCCGCCCGCATCTGCCGCTGCTGCTGCTGGTGAGTTTTCTGGTGGTGGGCGCGTTCTCGGGCTTCGAGACCACCTTCGCCCTCTTCGCCGAGCGGACCTTCGCGTTCCACGCGTCGACCATCGGGTATCTCTTCGCGTTTGTCGGCATCATTCTCGTCATCGTGCAGGGACTGCTCGTGGGGCGCACGGTCAAGTTCGTGGGCGAGCACCACATCGTGCCAATCTCGCTCGGTGTCGTGTCGATGGGCCTGCTGATGATCCCGGCGTCATCGACCGTCGCGGTGCTGATGGTGTCGCTGGCCGTGTTGTCCGTGGGGATGGGCTTCAACAACCCGTCGCTCATGTCGCTGATCTCGCGGTGCTCGGCCGCTGAGGACCAGGGCGGCATTCTCGGCCTGACGCAGGCGCTCGGCAGTCTCGCCCGGATTGTCGGGCCGCTGTGGGCAGGCTTCGCGCTCGACAACCTCGGCATCGCGGTGCCGTACGTCAGCTCCGCCGGCGTGATTGCCGTCGCCTGCCTGATCAGTATCGTCTCGCTCTGGCGCGCACGCACCGATCGGTCGTCGGGCGGCGCCCCCCGGGCTGCCTAG
- a CDS encoding thioesterase family protein, protein MAFKYSCPVEVRFRDCDPMGHANNAVYLTYLEVARFAYWRDVCGGRGWGDIKFIMARVEVDYKAPAEQGNVLDVRLGITSFGRTSFVFKYELLDQHNRLIATARTVQVMYDYATSKPVPVLQGFKDRVSAFEGVTS, encoded by the coding sequence ATGGCATTCAAGTACAGCTGCCCGGTGGAAGTCCGGTTCCGTGATTGCGACCCGATGGGGCACGCCAACAACGCGGTGTACCTTACGTATCTCGAGGTCGCGCGCTTCGCCTATTGGCGCGACGTGTGCGGGGGCCGCGGCTGGGGCGACATCAAGTTCATCATGGCGCGCGTCGAGGTCGACTACAAGGCGCCGGCAGAGCAGGGCAATGTGCTGGACGTACGCCTCGGGATCACCAGCTTCGGCCGGACCAGTTTCGTTTTCAAGTACGAGCTGCTGGACCAGCACAACCGCCTGATCGCGACCGCGCGGACCGTGCAGGTGATGTACGATTACGCGACGAGCAAGCCGGTCCCCGTCCTGCAGGGGTTCAAGGACCGGGTTTCCGCCTTCGAGGGGGTGACGTCATGA
- a CDS encoding UXX-star (seleno)protein family 1 — protein sequence MNTVLIFGKDTUPYTEAARDDYARRRVAFEYVNVKKNPGDLQRMLAYSKGRRDVPVIVDGEKITIGFGGT from the coding sequence ATGAATACTGTGCTCATCTTCGGCAAAGATACCTGACCGTACACGGAGGCCGCCCGTGACGACTATGCAAGGCGGCGTGTCGCGTTCGAGTACGTCAACGTCAAGAAGAACCCCGGCGATCTCCAGCGGATGCTGGCCTACAGCAAGGGGCGCCGTGATGTTCCGGTGATCGTTGACGGCGAGAAGATCACCATCGGCTTCGGAGGCACCTGA
- a CDS encoding ABC transporter ATP-binding protein, with translation MITASGVTKSYCGKRNVVALDSVDLRVERGEMVSIVGPSGSGKSTLLDLIGALDRPTSGWIEIDGQRLDGLDDDGLTRVRRDKIGFIFQFFNLLPSLNCLENIALPLHLRGWSRARCVERARELIDLVQLRERAEHLPDELSGGERQRVAIARALANKPPVLLADEPTGNLDSKTGSAILDLLRDLHEQLNATILVVTHDQQVAAHCSRTVSLCDGRIVFDKRR, from the coding sequence ATGATTACCGCCAGCGGCGTCACGAAGTCCTATTGCGGTAAGCGCAACGTCGTCGCGCTCGACTCGGTCGATCTTCGCGTCGAGCGCGGCGAGATGGTCTCGATTGTCGGGCCGTCCGGCTCGGGAAAATCCACACTGCTCGACCTCATCGGTGCGCTCGATCGGCCGACGTCGGGCTGGATTGAAATCGACGGCCAGCGCCTCGACGGCCTCGACGATGACGGTCTGACCCGGGTGAGACGCGACAAGATCGGGTTCATCTTCCAGTTCTTCAACCTGCTGCCATCGCTGAACTGCCTCGAGAACATCGCGCTTCCGCTGCACCTTCGAGGTTGGTCGCGGGCCAGATGCGTCGAGCGCGCACGGGAGCTTATCGATCTGGTGCAGCTTCGCGAGCGGGCCGAGCACCTGCCGGACGAACTTTCGGGCGGCGAACGCCAACGGGTGGCCATTGCGCGGGCACTGGCCAACAAACCGCCGGTGCTGCTCGCCGACGAGCCCACAGGCAATCTCGACTCGAAGACGGGCAGCGCCATCTTGGATCTGCTCAGGGACCTCCACGAACAACTGAACGCCACGATTCTCGTCGTCACCCACGACCAGCAGGTGGCCGCGCACTGTTCGCGGACGGTCTCCCTCTGTGACGGCCGCATCGTGTTCGACAAGCGGCGATGA